A stretch of Prunus dulcis chromosome 6, ALMONDv2, whole genome shotgun sequence DNA encodes these proteins:
- the LOC117632944 gene encoding uncharacterized protein LOC117632944 isoform X2 — MLTKQSATDVGQAVVWTYLLSSPKISDGLSYFPLSLPQTVYPSVLQNFQNLFSHNQAVIQRLFEEVEGFGLWFWTEDHLRILVFTLVSRNCFPSFVVFVIITKMIDEFEKIKQQLAVFGNSMILDYSPYPTGVKDHDYKTWNYIRQLHAFFFSRNLVLEWGNNYTELGFTKGKNIWSLASSL; from the exons ATGCTGACAAAGCAATCTGCCACCGACGTCGGCCAAGCAGTCGTATGGACATACCTACTCTCATCCCCCAAGATTTCTGATGGCCTGAGTTATTTTCCATTGTCTCTGCCCCAGACCGTCTACCCTTCAGTTCTCCAGAATTTTCAGAATCTCTTTAGCCACAACCAAGCAGTGATTCAAAG ATTATTTGAGGAGGTGGAAGGATTTGGTTTGTGGTTTTGGACAGAGGACCATTTGAG GATATTAGTCTTTACATTG GTTTCTCGGAATTGTTTTCCTTCATTTGTGGTATTTGTTATTATCACAAAG ATGATTGATGAGTTTGAGAAGATCAAGCAACAATTAGCAGTGTTTGGGAATTCCATGATATTAGACTACAGTCCCTATCCCACAGGTGTTAAAGATCATGACTACAAAACTTGGAATTACATAAGGCAACtacatgcatttttttttagtcGAAACCTAGTCTTAGAGTGGGGAAATAATTATACAGAACTTGGGTTTACCAAGGGCAAGAATATATGGAGCTTGGCCTCCAGTCTTTGA
- the LOC117632944 gene encoding uncharacterized protein LOC117632944 isoform X7: MLTKQSATDVGQAVVWTYLLSSPKISDGLSYFPLSLPQTVYPSVLQNFQNLFSHNQAVIQRLFEEVEGFGLWFWTEDHLRILVFTLVSRNCFPSFVVFVIITKEDD; encoded by the exons ATGCTGACAAAGCAATCTGCCACCGACGTCGGCCAAGCAGTCGTATGGACATACCTACTCTCATCCCCCAAGATTTCTGATGGCCTGAGTTATTTTCCATTGTCTCTGCCCCAGACCGTCTACCCTTCAGTTCTCCAGAATTTTCAGAATCTCTTTAGCCACAACCAAGCAGTGATTCAAAG ATTATTTGAGGAGGTGGAAGGATTTGGTTTGTGGTTTTGGACAGAGGACCATTTGAG GATATTAGTCTTTACATTG GTTTCTCGGAATTGTTTTCCTTCATTTGTGGTATTTGTTATTATCACAAAG GAAGATGATTGA
- the LOC117632944 gene encoding uncharacterized protein LOC117632944 isoform X6 has protein sequence MLTKQSATDVGQAVVWTYLLSSPKISDGLSYFPLSLPQTVYPSVLQNFQNLFSHNQAVIQRLFEEVEGFGLWFWTEDHLRILVFTLVSRNCFPSFVVFVIITKVCFRQLILRGR, from the exons ATGCTGACAAAGCAATCTGCCACCGACGTCGGCCAAGCAGTCGTATGGACATACCTACTCTCATCCCCCAAGATTTCTGATGGCCTGAGTTATTTTCCATTGTCTCTGCCCCAGACCGTCTACCCTTCAGTTCTCCAGAATTTTCAGAATCTCTTTAGCCACAACCAAGCAGTGATTCAAAG ATTATTTGAGGAGGTGGAAGGATTTGGTTTGTGGTTTTGGACAGAGGACCATTTGAG GATATTAGTCTTTACATTG GTTTCTCGGAATTGTTTTCCTTCATTTGTGGTATTTGTTATTATCACAAAGGTATGCTTTAGACAATTGATATTGAGAG GAAGATGA
- the LOC117632944 gene encoding uncharacterized protein LOC117632944 isoform X5 codes for MLTKQSATDVGQAVVWTYLLSSPKISDGLSYFPLSLPQTVYPSVLQNFQNLFSHNQAVIQRLFEEVEGFGLWFWTEDHLRILVFTLVSRNCFPSFVVSRNCFPSFVVFVIITKEDD; via the exons ATGCTGACAAAGCAATCTGCCACCGACGTCGGCCAAGCAGTCGTATGGACATACCTACTCTCATCCCCCAAGATTTCTGATGGCCTGAGTTATTTTCCATTGTCTCTGCCCCAGACCGTCTACCCTTCAGTTCTCCAGAATTTTCAGAATCTCTTTAGCCACAACCAAGCAGTGATTCAAAG ATTATTTGAGGAGGTGGAAGGATTTGGTTTGTGGTTTTGGACAGAGGACCATTTGAG GATATTAGTCTTTACATTGGTTTCTCGGAATTGTTTTCCTTCATTTGTGGTTTCTCGGAATTGTTTTCCTTCATTTGTGGTATTTGTTATTATCACAAAG GAAGATGATTGA
- the LOC117632944 gene encoding uncharacterized protein LOC117632944 isoform X3 yields the protein MLTKQSATDVGQAVVWTYLLSSPKISDGLSYFPLSLPQTVYPSVLQNFQNLFSHNQAVIQRLFEEVEGFGLWFWTEDHLRKMIDEFEKIKQQLAVFGNSMILDYSPYPTGVKDHDYKTWNYIRQLHAFFFSRNLVLEWGNNYTELGFTKGKNIWSLASSL from the exons ATGCTGACAAAGCAATCTGCCACCGACGTCGGCCAAGCAGTCGTATGGACATACCTACTCTCATCCCCCAAGATTTCTGATGGCCTGAGTTATTTTCCATTGTCTCTGCCCCAGACCGTCTACCCTTCAGTTCTCCAGAATTTTCAGAATCTCTTTAGCCACAACCAAGCAGTGATTCAAAG ATTATTTGAGGAGGTGGAAGGATTTGGTTTGTGGTTTTGGACAGAGGACCATTTGAG GAAGATGATTGATGAGTTTGAGAAGATCAAGCAACAATTAGCAGTGTTTGGGAATTCCATGATATTAGACTACAGTCCCTATCCCACAGGTGTTAAAGATCATGACTACAAAACTTGGAATTACATAAGGCAACtacatgcatttttttttagtcGAAACCTAGTCTTAGAGTGGGGAAATAATTATACAGAACTTGGGTTTACCAAGGGCAAGAATATATGGAGCTTGGCCTCCAGTCTTTGA
- the LOC117632944 gene encoding uncharacterized protein LOC117632944 isoform X4: MLTKQSATDVGQAVVWTYLLSSPKISDGLSYFPLSLPQTVYPSVLQNFQNLFSHNQAVIQRLFEEVEGFGLWFWTEDHLRILVFTLVSRNCFPSFVVSRNCFPSFVVFVIITKVCFRQLILRGR; this comes from the exons ATGCTGACAAAGCAATCTGCCACCGACGTCGGCCAAGCAGTCGTATGGACATACCTACTCTCATCCCCCAAGATTTCTGATGGCCTGAGTTATTTTCCATTGTCTCTGCCCCAGACCGTCTACCCTTCAGTTCTCCAGAATTTTCAGAATCTCTTTAGCCACAACCAAGCAGTGATTCAAAG ATTATTTGAGGAGGTGGAAGGATTTGGTTTGTGGTTTTGGACAGAGGACCATTTGAG GATATTAGTCTTTACATTGGTTTCTCGGAATTGTTTTCCTTCATTTGTGGTTTCTCGGAATTGTTTTCCTTCATTTGTGGTATTTGTTATTATCACAAAGGTATGCTTTAGACAATTGATATTGAGAG GAAGATGA
- the LOC117632944 gene encoding uncharacterized protein LOC117632944 isoform X1, translated as MLTKQSATDVGQAVVWTYLLSSPKISDGLSYFPLSLPQTVYPSVLQNFQNLFSHNQAVIQRLFEEVEGFGLWFWTEDHLRILVFTLVSRNCFPSFVVSRNCFPSFVVFVIITKMIDEFEKIKQQLAVFGNSMILDYSPYPTGVKDHDYKTWNYIRQLHAFFFSRNLVLEWGNNYTELGFTKGKNIWSLASSL; from the exons ATGCTGACAAAGCAATCTGCCACCGACGTCGGCCAAGCAGTCGTATGGACATACCTACTCTCATCCCCCAAGATTTCTGATGGCCTGAGTTATTTTCCATTGTCTCTGCCCCAGACCGTCTACCCTTCAGTTCTCCAGAATTTTCAGAATCTCTTTAGCCACAACCAAGCAGTGATTCAAAG ATTATTTGAGGAGGTGGAAGGATTTGGTTTGTGGTTTTGGACAGAGGACCATTTGAG GATATTAGTCTTTACATTGGTTTCTCGGAATTGTTTTCCTTCATTTGTGGTTTCTCGGAATTGTTTTCCTTCATTTGTGGTATTTGTTATTATCACAAAG ATGATTGATGAGTTTGAGAAGATCAAGCAACAATTAGCAGTGTTTGGGAATTCCATGATATTAGACTACAGTCCCTATCCCACAGGTGTTAAAGATCATGACTACAAAACTTGGAATTACATAAGGCAACtacatgcatttttttttagtcGAAACCTAGTCTTAGAGTGGGGAAATAATTATACAGAACTTGGGTTTACCAAGGGCAAGAATATATGGAGCTTGGCCTCCAGTCTTTGA